Genomic segment of Salvia hispanica cultivar TCC Black 2014 chromosome 2, UniMelb_Shisp_WGS_1.0, whole genome shotgun sequence:
GGAAGTTATGCCCGACACTACCCAGCAAAGTTCATTCTTGGTTACTGTTCGACATACATATTCATGCAGACATTTATGATACCAGGGACAATTTTCATGTCCTTGCTAGCTGGAGCTCTTTTTGGAGTTGGCCGAGGCCTATTTTTGGTTGTCTTTAATGCCACTGCTGGTGCATCGTCTTGCTATTTTCTGTCTAAACTAATTGGCAAACCCATTGTTCTCTGGTTGTGGCCTGAAAAGCTGCGATACTTTCAGACAGAGGTGTGCTTCTCTCTCCCCTTTTAATCTCAAGTAGCAAGTATCCTATGTAATATCCCCACGATTCATTTGATCAATGTGGTGGGGTGCTGTGTTGTTTGGATATCATGTTAAAATGGATGAACGGCGGAGAAAACTAGTTAGTCTactatgtgtgtgtgtgtgagataAAAATGGCTTATGTATAGGTTAAATGTAGACACCTTGGATTTTGCTTACTTTTTAAGTATGTGCATCAATGATTCTACTTATGTTAGCTAGTCCCATTATCCAGAACTTTTGACTTTGACATGCTGCTGATATTCGTCTTTTATTGATAGCAGATAGGGAGGCATAGAGACAAGTTGCTCAACTACATGCTCTTCCTGAGAGTTACCCCAACATTGCCCAATCTTTTCATCAATTTGGCTTCACCAATTGTAGATATCCCATTTTATATCTTCTTTCTTGCAACTGTCATCGGTCTCATACCAGCCTCCTATATTACTGTCAGTGTAAGCCTTTTCACTTTCCTCAATCATACATATCTCTTTCTGAGTTTATTATGGCCATTGGAATTTGATTAGATAAGCATGCGTCGTTTTCATTGTTTAGGCTGGTCTTGCGCTTGGAGATCTAAAGTCGGTGAAAGATCTATACGATTACAAGACATTGGCTGTGCTCTTCCTTATTGGGtctgttttattatttccaacCCTCCGGAAGAGAAAAGCAAGTGTATGAATGGATCGGGTCGTGTATTTCTCCCGTCTCCGAGGAGCCCAGGGAACAAAAGGATTCTTTCATCGGGGTGAGTATTGAAGgctattcattttttgttagAAGATAACACAGCAGAAATTGTGAGATATTACATTGTGGCATGAAGCAACACATGATGTTgctgtatgtatatatatttattcaactcAAATTTCTAATATCAGATAATAGAATAGTTATTCTTGTGTTTGATCCATACATTATTATTCAGGGATTATACTATTCTCATACATTATTGTGTTCACGTCTATTACTTGTCTCATTTACCTCAATGAATACACATTCGTATCATTACCAAATCTTGaagaatatataaatgagacATAACAtcagaatataaaaattagacACAACATAACAACAAACAAGGAAAAACTGCCCAGTTAGATTATTGTCACCTATATTTAGCCACTGCAATCTTCTAAGCTGACCTAGGGACTCGGGAATCTCTCCTTGCAAGCTGCATTCGCTTAACGAAAGTTGGGATAGAATTGTGAGGTTTCCTAGGAATGGAGGGATAGTCCCCGAAAACATGTTTATCGACAAGCCTAACGCTTGGAGGTTGACAAGAGAAGCTATCTTGGGAACTATGGCACCGGTGAGCTCATTGTCAATAAAACTCAGATAATCAAGATTTGTGCATTGTGTTTGATGGAATCctgcaaaaaaattattactaagCTCGATATGTTGAAGCCTTCTGAGGCGACCGATCTCCTGAGGGATTGGGACGTTGAAGGTGTTGTTTTGCAGGTTGATGGTTCAGAGAAAAGAGAGGTTACCAATGTGAGGCGAGAGCAATCCCACGAGGCCTTGAGACTGCAAAGAAATAAGAGACTCTGTTTTGCTTTGGGTCAAGTCCGCAcgaatttgtttttgggtcagCGACACAAACATGGGTCGTTCCAGCCCTGGCCCCTGGGTCATCCTGGGCCCGACCCTTACCGGGGCTCATCCAGGAACAACCCAAAGCCaacctggctctgatacctCTTGTTACGATCGTTGATTGCaacattagttttatattgtccgctttgggtcaagtccgcacggatttgtttttgggtcactcccaaaaggcctcaaattaattggggttggacaaaaaattatatacacttCCAACTTCTCTCTCAATCGATGTGGGACATGTTTTTAACCCAACATTTTCTTAGTAAGATGGTTATAAAAATAGTTGTATTGATAAACATCAAGGTGcatcatgatttaatattgcaaaaataaattatcgtGAATACTGACTTTTCTGTATAGCCAATAtgacaaaaaacaacaaaatataaaaaatttaagctAATATTATGACCATAAAATCAAAAAGCCATCGTGCATTACACGACAATATTGCAAAAAATTTAAGCTATGACCATAAATCAACAAGCCATCGTGCATTTCATTACAATATGACAATAAAATCAACTCtatctttcttcttttcatatcttattgaataaatttggATGAGGCTGACTATTCCACGGCTTTCCTATCTCTTCAACGGATGAAGCTACTCTGCTCCCCCTGTGTTTCTCCTCCCACCATTCCGGGAAACCGACCACCTCAAAACATGTCTCCTTTGTATGTTTTCTTGTTTGTATGTCTCATCCATACTCTGATACGATTTTGAACGACatcaagaatatatatttgggACACAACATAAAGGAACTGCAAATTATTGACTATTGTAAACATTAAAGCTAGATAATGTAAAGAAAGTTCAATTACAACAACCAGAGCAACTGCTACAACTGAAAGATATTGTACACTCAACTTCAAACATAAGAAGATGAGAGACAAAATTTAAAGCAATAAGTAACAGAAACAAACATTTTTTCAGTGTTGATATGGAGAAACATTTCTGCCATTTCAGAGTATAGGAAGAACATTTCTTATCTTTTTCAAGTCATTAACAACATCTGCCATCGACATGCGATCTCTTGGAAGCTGCTTTGAGCATCTCACTCCAATCCTCAGAATTGAAACAATGCAATCCCAATACTTTTCATCCACATTAAGTTCTTGATACAGAAATGGATACACTACTTCCATTACACGGTCGGTTAAGGCTGTGCTAACGAAGTCTTGGAGATTTAGATACCCTTCGAATGCATCACTTGTTGGTCTTCT
This window contains:
- the LOC125206732 gene encoding uncharacterized membrane protein At4g09580-like, which codes for MRCFVPRAQNMQRIMVYLLLECKKIFKISMININEKCKKLDLHKLCCVDIISSTQFWLDFCNGSIVTFISCSRDHLGSYARHYPAKFILGYCSTYIFMQTFMIPGTIFMSLLAGALFGVGRGLFLVVFNATAGASSCYFLSKLIGKPIVLWLWPEKLRYFQTEIGRHRDKLLNYMLFLRVTPTLPNLFINLASPIVDIPFYIFFLATVIGLIPASYITVSAGLALGDLKSVKDLYDYKTLAVLFLIGSVLLFPTLRKRKASV